In Planococcus shixiaomingii, the DNA window CTATGGCTAGATGATTTACAAATCGTTCCTAAAGAGTATAATAACAAGTGGAATGAAGCATCAATAAAAGATTTATTGATTCATATGATGCAAGTCTTTTTACAAAAACAATCAGGTTTTACGCCATTGGAAACACACGTTTCCCGAGTTAACGAAGTAGGTGGTTAATAGATGGATAAGGAAGAAACAGTTGTCGAACACTTGGTGGAGCTAAGGAAGCGGCTAATTATTATTGCAGTAGCATTCGTCGTCTCTTTAGGAATAGGCTTTGCAACAGCTGGTAGAACCTTGCAGTTCCTTAAAGCGCAGCCGACAGCAGCCTATGTTGAATGGAACGTATTCGGGTTTACAGATGGAATCATGATATACTTCAAATGTGCACTAATATTGGCTTTGTTAATCACGTTGCCAATTGCTTTGCACCAAATCTGGTTGTTTGTTAAGCCAGGCTTATCCGAGCAGGAAGCAAAAGGAACTTTCTTTTTCATCCCGGTTTCTTTCTTGTTGTTTATAGCCGGTATTAGCTTTAGTTATTTCATAATGTTTCCCATGATGTTGAATTTTATGTCCGACATCAACCAATCAATTGGGGCTACAGAAACATATGGGATGAACCAGTATTTTACGTTTATGTTTAACTTGATCATCCCGGTTGGTATTGTTTTCGAGATGCCGGTCGTCATTATGTTCTTGACGAAACTTGGGATTGTCACGCCAAGCTCGTTGCGGAAAATGCGGAAAATCGCCTATTTTGTATTGGTGGTAGTTGGCGTGTTAATCTCACCGCCAGACTTCATTTCAGATATATTGATCATCATTCCGTTGTTTGTCTTATTTGAAATCAGTATTTTTGTTTCCAGTTGGACATACAAAAGGAAATTAAAATATTACGAAGAGCTTGCTAAATAAATAGATCCTCAGGAGGGAAACCCATGCCAAATATCGGTGTACCAGGTTTAATCTTAATTCTTATCATTGCTTTGATCATTTTTGGACCAGCTAAATTGCCGCAACTAGGAAGAGCAGCTGGACAGACGTTGAGAGAATTCAAAAACTCGACAAAAGGCATCATGGACGATTCACCAGAAGATGACAAAAAAGATATTGATAAAGATAAAGTTGTAATTGAAAAGAAAAAAGAAATTTAATTAGATAACCGCCTGTCGCTAATGCGACAGGCGGTTATTCTTTTATTTATCGCTAAACACGTT includes these proteins:
- the tatC gene encoding twin-arginine translocase subunit TatC, with product MDKEETVVEHLVELRKRLIIIAVAFVVSLGIGFATAGRTLQFLKAQPTAAYVEWNVFGFTDGIMIYFKCALILALLITLPIALHQIWLFVKPGLSEQEAKGTFFFIPVSFLLFIAGISFSYFIMFPMMLNFMSDINQSIGATETYGMNQYFTFMFNLIIPVGIVFEMPVVIMFLTKLGIVTPSSLRKMRKIAYFVLVVVGVLISPPDFISDILIIIPLFVLFEISIFVSSWTYKRKLKYYEELAK
- the tatA gene encoding twin-arginine translocase TatA/TatE family subunit, coding for MPNIGVPGLILILIIALIIFGPAKLPQLGRAAGQTLREFKNSTKGIMDDSPEDDKKDIDKDKVVIEKKKEI